The Setaria italica strain Yugu1 chromosome IX, Setaria_italica_v2.0, whole genome shotgun sequence genome has a window encoding:
- the LOC101771490 gene encoding QWRF motif-containing protein 7 yields MSSSKRWTSASGTELPGRSPLPAAALSPGRQSARRSVSFRSDAAPASGGAASIARTLWPSSTGGGKNNKAPRAPSPLSSAPPSSSVATLADHLAKDDAPQVLSRQRSCTELPRTDADAEARKIGKSSGKGGGGGHAFGRSMRLLPSTRPAGVTLTPGRVAPSDLRRLTANGPSLDAAADVASSGSECSDAASRGSTTPRTTAASKPRSTLLPRTSSVRLLGSSNTQWALSPGRRSGSPLKTTTTALPTVPEAKGSKKSLISLGWGHIFHRRKHAAEDASIAAATATLLSSSPVSSSRSSTGGGGAEAGHQMRMAHCRLLQWRFANAEAEAARKRKQASAELDLMGTWASVSEMRGKVARKRMQLEKEKQKIKLNTVLSCQMKDLESWGQVETEHAAALASTVSCTRAAVCRLPLTSGAKAQDRALVISELVRVASEEKALLQEFLELLSRVSALQVEEQSLRCHLVQSSSLSAPTGECVQAL; encoded by the exons ATGTCGTCGTCGAAGCGGTGGACGTCCGCCTCCGGCACGGAGCTCCCGGGCCGGtcgcccctccccgccgccgcactCTCGCCAGGCCGCCAGAGCGCCCGCCGCTCCGTCTCTTTCCGATCGGACGCCGCCCCAGCCTCCGGCGGCGCAGCCTCCATCGCCCGAACGCTATGGCCTtcctccaccggcggcggcaagaacAACAAGGCCCCGCGCGCGCCTTCTCCCTTGTCGTCCgcgccaccgtcgtcgtccgTGGCCACCCTAGCGGACCATCTCGCCAAAGACGACGCGCCGCAGGTCCTCTCCCGGCAGCGCAGCTGCACCGAGCTCCCGCGTACCGACGCCGACGCGGAGGCCCGGAAGATCGGGAAGTCCTccggcaagggcggcggcggcggccacgcgtTCGGCCGGTCCATGCGGCTCCTCCCGTCCACGAGGCCCGCGGGCGTCACGCTCACGCCGGGCCGCGTCGCGCCGTCCGACCTCCGCAGGCTCACCGCCAACGGCCCGTccctggacgccgccgccgacgtcgccaGCTCCGGGTCGGAGTGCAGCGACGCCGCCTCTAGGGGCTCCACCACGCCGAGAACGACGGCGGCCTCGAAGCCGCGCTCGACGCTGCTCCCCCGCACGAGCTCCGTCCGCCTGCTCGGCTCGAGCAACACGCAGTGGGCGCTCTCGCCGGGGCGGCGCAGTGGCTCGCCGCTCAAGACGACGACCACGGCGCTGCCCACGGTGCCGGAAGCCAAGGGCAGTAAGAAGAGCCTGATCAGCCTCGGGTGGGGCCATATCTTCCACCGGAGGAAGCACGCCGCCGAGGACGCGTCCAtagccgccgccacggccacctTGCTGTCCTCCTCGCCGGTGTCGTCGTCACGGAGCAgcaccggaggcggcggtgccgagGCCGGGCACCAGATGAGGATGGCGCATTGCCGCCTCCTGCAGTGGCGCTTCGCGAACGCCGAGGCCGAAGCCGCCCGCAAGAGGAAGCAGGCCAGCGCCGAGCTGGACTTGATGGGTACATGGGCGAGCGTGTCGGAGATGAGAGGGAAGGTGGCGAGGAAGCGGATGCAGCTAGAGAAGGAGAAGCAGAAGATTAAGCTAAATACCGTGCTCTCTTGCCAG ATGAAAGATTTGGAGAGCTGGGGGCAGGTGGAAACCGAACATGCCGCTGCCCTGGCGTCAACTGTAAGCTGCACCCGGGCGGCCGTTTGCAGGCTTCCTCTCACCAGTGGTGCCAAG GCTCAGGACAGGGCGTTGGTGATCTCAGAGCTGGTGCGTGTTGCGAGTGAAGAGAAAGCTTTGCTGCAGGAGTTCCTCGAGCTGCTTAGCCGGGTCTCTGCACTGCAG GTTGAAGAACAGAGCTTGCGCTGCCATCTAGTGCAGTCGTCATCACTTAGTGCTCCGACGGGGGAATGCGTGCAGGCACTGTGA